In a single window of the Gossypium hirsutum isolate 1008001.06 chromosome A13, Gossypium_hirsutum_v2.1, whole genome shotgun sequence genome:
- the LOC107920218 gene encoding carboxy-terminal domain RNA polymerase II polypeptide A small phosphatase 1, whose translation MAELTQAEVYSPRSLQVWRALLNWLAFFYQIFAQIIRAVGQYPLLSSSSSSSITSTSTHRFKPLPVVDSTRTESPATVEIAAVLDSPDEDRIEKLTVVLDLDETLVCAYETSSLPPSLHNQAMDAGLKWFELECVSLDKECEGKPKINYVTVFERPGLQDFLNQLSEFAELVLFTAGLEGYARPLVDRIDAENRFSLRLYRPSTVSTEYREHVKDLTCISKDLCRTVIVDNNPFSFLLQPVNGIPCIPFSAGRPHDTQLLGVLLPLLKHLSQEKDVRPVLYDRFRMPEWFQKQGIPSSCWSL comes from the exons ATGGCTGAATTGACTCAGGCCGAGGTGTACTCACCTCGGTCGTTACAAGTATGGAGAGCGCTTTTGAACTGGTTGGCTTTTTTCTATCAGATCTTTGCTCAAATCATCAGAGCCGTCGGTCAATATCCTTTGCTTTCTTCTTCTTCGTCGTCGTCGATCACTTCGACTTCAACGCACCGTTTTAAGCCCTTGCCTGTTGTTGACTCTACTCGAACCGAGTCTCCCGCTACGGTCGAGATCGCTGCCGTTTTGGACTCACCTGATGAAGACCGCATCGAAAAACTCAcg GTAGTTCTTGACTTGGATGAAACTCTAGTATGTGCATACGAGACATCTAGTCTGCCTCCTTCCCTTCATAATCAAGCAATGGATGCTGGATTAAAGTGGTTTGAGCTGGAATGTGTATCTTTGGACAAG GAATGTGAAGGAAAGCCTAAGATCAATTATGTTACGGTGTTTGAGCGCCCAGGGTTGCAAGATTTCCTAAATCAACTAAGTGAATTTGCTGAACTTGTACTATTTACCGCTGGCCTTGAAG GCTATGCTAGACCACTTGTTGACAGAATTGATGCTGAAAACCGGTTTAGTCTTCGACTCTATAGGCCTTCTACAGTTAGCAC GGAGTACCGGGAGCATGTGAAAGACCTCACCTGCATATCTAAGGATTTATGCCGAACTGTTATTGTCGACAACAATCCTTTCAGTTTCCTGTTGCAACCGGTAAATGGGATTCCATGCATTCCGTTTTCTGCTGGGCGGCCACATGATACACAG CTTCTCGGTGTTCTCCTTCCACTTCTCAAGCACCTTTCTCAGGAAAAAGATGTGAGACCAGTTCTTTATGATAGGTTCCGCATGCCTGAATGGTTTCAGAAACAGGGTATCCCCTCTTCTTGTTGGTCACTGTAG
- the LOC107920053 gene encoding zinc finger CCCH domain-containing protein 29, translating into MCRGSKSELVPSNFTMEGELQEHKIGALCKCSLLLELAASNDLVAFKNEVEEKGLDLGEASLWYGRRIWSRKMGFEERTPLIIASMFGSVDVLKYIIGSGKIDVNDACGTDGATALHCAVAGGSDSSVEIVKLLLDASADANRVDANGSKPIDLVVPALKSLSSSKRKVIELLLKGVSGCVLNEKDESEKTVLPQLFKEGSEKKEYPIDVSLPDINNGIYGTDDFRMYTFKVKPCSRAYSHDWTECPFVHPGENARRRDPRKYPYSCVPCLEFRKGACPKGDACDYAHGIFESWLHPSQYRTRLCKDEIACARKVCFFAHKLEELRPVNASTGSAMPSPRSAVINAADMANLSPLALGSSALPLPTTSTPPMPPLAVDSSPKSGGLWHKQVNLTPPTLQLPGSRLKTAFNARDFDLEMQLLALENHASQLQQQQLMDEISSLSSPSCWTKEYSRLEDLKPTKLDDAFGSLDPSLQSPLKGLSIESVTQTQSQSRQNMNQFRASYPPNLSSSPVRKPSAFGFDSSAAVAAAVMNSRSSGFAKRSQSFIDRGAMTGRAGLTTSANSKTMMSSNISDWSSPDGKLDWGIQGDELNKLRKSVSFGFRNNNPTATATTNMMPTDADEPDVSWVHSLVKDTAPTEARLHQQQRYSLSKGVRETLPPWMEQMYIEQEQMVA; encoded by the coding sequence ATGTGCCGTGGTTCAAAATCTGAACTTGTTCCTTCAAATTTCACCATGGAAGGTGAGCTACAAGAGCATAAAATTGGTGCTCTATGTAAATGTTCACTTTTGCTTGAATTGGCTGCTTCTAATGATCTAGTGGCCTTTAAAAATGAAGTAGAAGAGAAAGGTTTGGATCTTGGCGAAGCAAGTTTGTGGTATGGTAGAAGAATTTGGTCTAGAAAGATGGGATTTGAAGAAAGGACGCCTTTGATAATTGCTTCCATGTTCGGTAGCGTGGATGTTTTGAAATACATCATTGGAAGCGGCAAGATCGATGTGAATGACGCTTGTGGTACCGATGGAGCTACTGCTTTGCATTGTGCTGTTGCTGGAGGTTCGGATTCTTCGGTTGAGATTGTCAAGTTGTTGCTTGATGCATCTGCTGATGCTAATCGTGTTGATGCTAATGGGAGCAAGCCAATCGATCTGGTTGTGCCGGCTTTAAAATCCTTGAGTAGTTCCAAAAGAAAGGTGATCGAGTTGTTGCTGAAAGGTGTTAGTGGCTGTGTTCTTAACGAGAAGGATGAATCTGAAAAGACGGTGTTGCCTCAGTTGTTCAAAGAAGGGTCTGAGAAAAAAGAGTATCCTATTGATGTATCATTGCCTGATATCAACAATGGTATCTATGGAACTGATGATTTCAGGATGTATACCTTTAAGGTGAAGCCTTGCTCAAGGGCATACTCCCATGATTGGACCGAGTGTCCTTTTGTTCATCCCGGTGAGAATGCGAGGAGGAGGGACCCAAGGAAGTACCCTTATAGCTGTGTGCCATGTCTGGAGTTTCGGAAGGGTGCATGTCCTAAGGGTGATGCTTGTGATTATGCACATGGTATTTTCGAATCTTGGTTGCATCCTTCTCAGTATCGAACAAGGCTTTGCAAAGATGAAATCGCCTGCGCACGTAAAGTCTGTTTCTTTGCTCATAAACTCGAAGAATTGCGTCCCGTGAATGCTTCCACCGGATCTGCTATGCCTTCACCGAGGTCTGCTGTTATCAATGCAGCGGATATGGCTAATTTGAGCCCTCTAGCACTTGGTTCATCTGCCTTGCCATTGCCAACCACTTCAACGCCGCCCATGCCTCCTTTGGCTGTTGATTCCTCTCCAAAGTCTGGTGGCTTGTGGCACAAGCAAGTTAACCTCACCCCACCTACGTTGCAGCTACCGGGTAGCCGCTTGAAGACAGCTTTTAATGCCAGAGATTTTGATTTGGAAATGCAACTACTTGCGCTCGAGAATCATGCTAGCCAATTGCAGCAGCAACAATTGATGGATGAGATATCTAGTCTCTCCTCTCCATCTTGTTGGACTAAGGAATACAGTAGGCTTGAAGATTTAAAGCCTACCAAACTCGATGATGCTTTTGGATCTCTCGATCCATCTCTGCAATCTCCGTTGAAGGGACTGTCAATAGAATCCGTAACACAAACTCAATCACAATCTCGCCAAAACATGAACCAATTCCGTGCAAGCTACCCACCGAACCTTTCATCATCTCCGGTGAGGAAGCCCTCAGCCTTTGGTTTTGACTCATCTGCTGCTGTAGCTGCAGCAGTAATGAATTCCAGGTCTTCGGGATTTGCAAAACGGAGTCAGAGTTTTATAGACCGTGGAGCAATGACCGGTCGTGCTGGGCTTACTACATCTGCTAACTCAAAAACTATGATGTCTTCAAATATTTCTGATTGGAGCTCCCCTGATGGGAAACTGGATTGGGGTATTCAAGGAGATGAGCTGAACAAGCTTAGAAAGTCTGTTTCTTTCGGGTTTCGAAACAACAATCCCACCGCTACAGCAACAACGAACATGATGCCAACTGATGCTGATGAGCCAGATGTATCTTGGGTTCATTCCCTTGTGAAGGATACTGCACCTACGGAAGCTCGATTGCATCAACAACAACGATACAGTCTCAGTAAAGGTGTTCGAGAAACACTTCCACCATGGATGGAGCAAATGTACATAGAGCAGGAGCAGATGGTGGCATAA
- the LOC107920219 gene encoding PHD finger protein ALFIN-LIKE 2 yields MASSSPRTVEEIFKDYSARRSGLVRALTYDVDDFYSQCDPDKENLCLYGHPNEAWEVALPAEEVPPELPEPALGINFARDGMNRKDWLSLVAVHSDCWLLSVSFYFGARLNRNERKRLFSMINDLPTVFEVVTGRKPIKDKPTVESGSKSRNSTKRSIDGQPRSNPKLVDENYEEDEEEQGDTFCGICGGGYNSDEFWIGCDNCERWYHGKCVKITPAKAELIKFYKCPLCTKKARQ; encoded by the exons atggCTTCTTCTAGTCCTCGCACTGTGGAAGAGATCTTCAAAGACTATAGCGCTCGACGCTCCGGTCTTGTTCGTGCTCTCACTTACG ATGTAGATGATTTCTACTCGCAATGCGATCCAG ATAAGGAGAATTTGTGTCTGTATGGACACCCAAATGAGGCTTGGGAGGTAGCTTTACCAGCAGAGGAAGTTCCACCTGAGCTCCCTGAGCCAGCCTTGGGTATCAATTTTGCTAGAGATGGGATGAACCGGAAAGACTGGCTTTCACTGGTTGCTGTGCATAGTGATTGTTGGTTGCTTTCCGTGTCTTTCTACTTTGGAGCTCGGCTTAATCGCAATGAAAG GAAGCGCTTATTTAGCATGATAAACGATCTTCCAACTGTCTTTGAAGTTGTAACTGGAAGGAAGCCCATAAAAGACAAGCCCACAGTAGAAAGTGGAAGCAAATCACGAAACAGCACGAAG AGATCAATCGATGGACAGCCAAGAAGCAATCCTAAGTTAGTTGATGAAAATTATGAGGAGGATGAAGAAGAGCAGGGCGACACCTTTTGCGGGATTTGTGGTGGAGGATATAATTCTGATGAGTTTTGGATCGGTTGTGACAACTGTGAACGGTGGTACCATGGAAAGTGCGTGAAGATAACACCAGCCAAAGCCGAATTGATTAAGTTCTACAAGTGTCCATTATGCACGAAAAAGGCGAGACAGTAG
- the LOC107920736 gene encoding putative serine/threonine-protein kinase-like protein CCR3, producing the protein MTKPFSPFLFAVSFFTVISFPPLTHALGSGSTFAVAYATATVCAIVAAQPSQRIVCYRAGNASSFAVSVLPNISYSTVAGGRTIICAVRSNGNSLLCWETNDPTFPVKRLYYNDTILLKSLAIGDGKICATSTNATSSVSCWRPIGNNGNNKDELPNANYTMGKITSGFGFSCGIVLSENNRVSCWGSNSIGKTIEEQFGNMSISNIEAGFSHVCGVNSVGDLLCKGDNSNGQLNVPLNKGLTFVSGLALGDGFSCAIRRSNGTVVCWGSMNESAIEGIEMESVVTGLNFTCGLTTRDFSIVCWGPGWPLSNGSASISSLMELPFGAEILPGPCLQSSCNECGLYPQSSRLCFGNGNICKPSPCFNFTTPSPPLPASPPLPVVTTQSSPLRRGLLAFVIVGSVGGFMGICSIIYCLWTGVCCGRKKVHNSVQPRITRVGSNGGPGSNNSSLSRSFTIRRHSSRAMKRQRSGTSSKHADRAEEFTLSELAAATNDFSPENKIGAGSFGIVYKGKLWDGREVAIKRGETGQKTKKFQEKETAFESELAFLSRLHHKHLVRLVGYCDEKDERLLVYEYMKNGAVHDHLHDKNNVVKTSSLINSWKMRIKIALDAARGIEYLHNYAVPPIIHRDIKSSNILLDMNWTARVSDFGLSLMDPESDHNYKPTKAVGTVGYIDPEYYGLNVLTTKSDVYGLGVVMLELLTGKRAIFKNDDNGGTPISLVDYAVPAIMAGELVKVLDQRVGPPELNETEAVELMAYTAMHCVNSEGKERPIIGDIVSNLERAFNVCDGSHGSISSGAFSFVSD; encoded by the coding sequence ATGACGAAACCATTCTCCCCTTTCCTTTTCGCCGTTAGTTTCTTCACCGTTATCTCCTTCCCGCCGTTAACCCATGCTTTGGGTTCTGGTTCAACGTTCGCCGTCGCTTACGCCACCGCCACCGTATGCGCCATCGTAGCAGCCCAACCATCTCAGCGCATTGTCTGTTACCGCGCCGGCAACGCTTCCTCGTTTGCGGTTTCCGTCCTCCCTAACATCTCTTACTCCACCGTCGCTGGTGGCCGAACGATCATTTGCGCCGTCCGTTCCAATGGTAACAGCCTCCTGTGCTGGGAAACAAACGACCCAACATTTCCAGTTAAACGCTTGTACTACAACGATACCATTTTGCTAAAATCCCTCGCAATCGGCGACGGAAAGATTTGCGCAACGTCGACGAATGCGACGTCATCTGTATCTTGCTGGAGACCCATTGGAAATAATGGAAATAACAAGGATGAGTTACCCAATGCTAATTACACCATGGGTAAAATCACATCCGGGTTTGGGTTTTCATGTGGGATCGTTTTGAGTGAAAACAACAGGGTTTCTTGTTGGGGAAGTAACTCAATAGGCAAAACCATTGAAGAACAATTTGGGAACATGTCAATTTCAAATATCGAAGCTGGGTTTTCCCATGTTTGTGGAGTGAACTCAGTTGGTGATTTGCTTTGTAAAGGAGATAACTCAAATGGCCAATTAAATGTTCCTTTAAACAAAGGTTTAACTTTTGTTTCTGGGTTAGCTCTTGGTGATGGTTTTAGTTGTGCAATAAGGAGATCAAATGGTACAGTTGTGTGTTGGGGTTCCATGAATGAATCCGCCATTGAAGGTATCGAGATGGAATCCGTTGTTACAGGTTTAAATTTTACTTGTGGATTAACCACTAGGGATTTCTCCATTGTTTGTTGGGGTCCTGGATGGCCTTTAAGCAATGGGTCAGCTTCAATTTCTTCTCTAATGGAGTTGCCTTTTGGAGCTGAGATTTTACCAGGGCCTTGTCTTCAATCTTCTTGTAATGAGTGTGGATTATATCCTCAATCAAGCAGGCTTTGTTTTGGCAATGGTAACATTTGTAAACCTTCACCCTGTTTCAATTTCACCACTCCATCACCGCCATTACCGGCGTCACCTCCACTTCCAGTGGTTACGACGCAGTCCTCTCCGTTGAGGAGAGGGTTATTGGCTTTTGTCATAGTTGGATCAGTAGGAGGTTTTATGGGGATTTGTAGTATTATTTACTGTTTATGGACTGGTGTTTGTTGTGGTAGAAAGAAAGTACATAACTCTGTTCAACCAAGAATCACAAGAGTTGGTTCTAATGGTGGTCCAGGATCAAACAACAGTTCTTTATCCAGGTCATTTACTATTAGACGCCATAGCTCAAGAGCAATGAAACGTCAAAGAAGTGGAACATCATCCAAACATGCTGATAGAGCTGAAGAATTCACCTTATCTGAACTTGCTGCTGCCACAAATGATTTCTCACCCGAAAACAAGATCGGTGCTGGGAGTTTCGGTATCGTTTACAAAGGTAAGTTATGGGATGGTCGCGAGGTAGCCATTAAACGAGGCGAAACAGGTCAAAAAACCAAGAAATTCCAAGAGAAagagactgcatttgaatcagaattGGCATTTTTATCAAGGCTTCATCATAAACATTTGGTTAGGCTTGTTGGGTATTgtgatgaaaaagatgaaaggCTTTTGGTTTATGAATACATGAAGAATGGTGCTGTTCATGATCATTTACATGATAAGAACAATGTTGTGAAAACTAGTAGTTTGATCAATTCTTGGAAAATGAGGATCAAAATCGCTTTGGATGCAGCTCGAGGGATCGAATATCTTCACAACTATGCAGTTCCACCTATAATCCATAGAGATATAAAGTCATCCAACATCTTACTTGATATGAATTGGACAGCAAGAGTTTCAGATTTCGGACTTTCACTCATGGATCCAGAATCTGACCACAATTACAAGCCGACGAAGGCCGTCGGAACAGTCGGTTACATAGACCCCGAGTACTATGGCTTAAATGTATTAACAACAAAGAGCGATGTTTATGGACTTGGAGTTGTAATGCTAGAACTACTTACAGGAAAGAGAGCTATATTCAAGAATGATGACAATGGTGGTACCCCAATAAGCTTAGTGGATTATGCAGTGCCTGCAATTATGGCAGGTGAATTGGTTAAGGTTTTGGACCAAAGGGTTGGACCACCAGAGCTTAATGAAACTGAAGCAGTGGAACTAATGGCATATACTGCAATGCATTGTGTGAATTCTGAAGGTAAAGAAAGACCTATAATTGGTGACATTGTTTCTAATTTGGAAAGGGCATTCAATGTCTGTGATGGTAGCCATGGCAGTATCTCTAGTGGTGCATTTTCATTTGTTTCAGATTGA
- the LOC121212751 gene encoding B3 domain-containing transcription factor NGA4 yields MKQLFSKVLSPTDIEHRLAVPSEILWAFEFDQARRCADFEVKDKHGQTWEFRCSTRKKDFHPKPVVSKGWRKFVKDKGLQAGDKVVFYKDVEGDSSYKIITMKKVFKLFGEEVWLPS; encoded by the coding sequence ATGAAGCAGCTGTTCTCAAAGGTTCTTTCTCCGACAGACATAGAACATAGGTTGGCGGTTCCATCAGAGATTTTATGGGCATTCGAGTTCGACCAAGCTCGTCGTTGTGCTGATTTTGAAGTGAAAGACAAACATGGACAAACATGGGAGTTTCGTTGCTCAACCAGGAAGAAAGATTTCCATCCAAAACCAGTGGTTTCCAAAGGTTGGCGTAAGTTCGTGAAGGATAAAGGTCTTCAAGCAGGTGACAAGGTTGTCTTTTACAAGGATGTTGAAGGTGATTCTTCTTACAAAATCATAACCATGAAGAAAGTCTTCAAGTTATTTGGTGAAGAAGTCTGGCTTCCCTCATAA